From a single Loxodonta africana isolate mLoxAfr1 chromosome 9, mLoxAfr1.hap2, whole genome shotgun sequence genomic region:
- the SEC16A gene encoding protein transport protein Sec16A isoform X5 — protein sequence MQPPPQAAPSGLIGPPPVGNSRSVFWSNSSYRRRVSSNVPTAPLTCPLQPVTDPFAFSRQLAQDTSLDTLSRSSLPVMPGPTPPAFSQHPALPTPHPSAGDPPQGPCEPVPGPFLQPGVETSLFSSALAPLAPPGPEANKSAEMGPSSAPDVPTPPNPPQYIPGVGPDSLRGAAPGPTRPLSRQSPHDSAGPPATASSFFPQLPLQTPDPWTPVQGSPRPSGQHYSPSPQGPGHGAAPRASGLPHCPPQPSMHQSPGREQQHNPLAPVSGPLAGDERNETAYLQSGNHSTSHFDPENTFRQNPRAGLAWVSQEFRQNQGGGRELGPDPALASLLAQGNGSDHHPHCPPGVAAGRTLPDPGSAALSMFFQGGETENEENVSAEKAGCEGPSAFDGFCTNPGLGHPPPTHAGTGGPYQAFLQGPRSETTQPGGDSQPYFSQSAGSQHEQPAGGNAAVNMWGETAGRGQHSAPGPQCESVENQEVLPSEPLGLNPSSLSDPFCYGAFPGPSTLKNGVVSHAGGGGPNLEAPDAPARPDSVSSGYGGKDHRALPSSARPQELVGTFIQQEVGKLDEDASGSFFKQIDSSPVGGETEETPVSQNYHHSLSQPSTPSPPKPTGIFQTSANSSFEPVKSHFVGVKPFEADHANVVGEVRGSRVRQKKRRPATALPDASPGNLEQPPDNRETLFTPPACLLPLGTAVEPGHMLPHAGGLLSETGLPTPERRPSTRAQGAVKCESPATTLWAQNELPDFGGNVLLAPAAPALCVPTKPQASEVIQPPDEGTCGQQPHKPLSVSPLQNRDGIGASENLENPPKMGEEEAFQPQASSSYTSLLSSPPTESLHGQPVLVPQPDQTYNLAQPINFSVSSSNHNEKNPPQRDPLLGDRPTMGSWALPGESGESTSLFGITPSALVSPPLPSSLAQGSFPQGSGPEMLANQPATLLAQPSSHPAPVSVASERQKNHAAETVPPAFANSPGGSVGVLLVPPVSSSLAPDHSDSRDETSGALNFTLNRTLGNPLGMCGPSHSDHPGAAQQTLAGQPRQPGLGAHNPDHFYQHVTKTAQGQSGPERAQPESGPPEQLTLASQVPRAALPEPSSPGSPPVPGQAYNSTQPPASPALADTRQQVLPWPTRSSSASITSAGSSQAAGRSEPQWPPPPPPDLPSCYYYGSFYDVYPPQYPLPYPPEPGTAPLYYQDMYGLYRPYDGAMSAYAENYRCPEPERPSSRASHCSDRPAPRQGYPEGYYTSKGGWSSQSDYYANYYSSQYDYGDPGRWDRYHYGSRFRGARAYDQRYWYDAEYNPYRKEPYAYGDRPERYDDPWRYDPRFTSSFEEDAELHREPYGEEGDRRSVHSEHSAQSLHSAPSLHSRRSSVSSHSQQSQIYRNHNVTAGSYDPTALPGSFRGDYGYGTYGSDFNGVQAFPEYGYPAGASWSTTGAAPSRPSSPEKFSVPHVCARFGPGGQLIKVIPNLPSEGQPALVEVHSMETLLQHTPEQEELRSFPGPLGKDDTHKVDVINFAQQKATKCFQDENIIDKESASLLWNFIVLLCRQNGTVVGTDIAELLLRDHRTAWLPGKSPSEANLIDFTNEAVEQVEEEESGEAQLSFLTDSQAASTSSLEKETERFRELLLYGRKKDALESAMKNGLWGHALLLASKMDSRTHARVMTRFANSLPINDPLQTVYQLMSGRMPAASTCCGDEKWGDWRPHLAMVLSNLNNNMEVESRTMATMGDTLASKGLLDAAHFCYLMAQADFGVYTKKTSKLVLMGSNHSLPFLKFATNEAIQRTEAYEYAQSLGAHTCSLPHFQVYKFIYACRLADMGLATQAFHYCEAIAKSILVRPHAHSTVLISQLIQVASRLRLFDPQLKEKPEEESFVEPAWLVQLQHVERQIQEGAGVWRQDGAFPPQRPSTPSSEVEQYDGPGPGQPAALSAENPLLVLPLPNAELSSSSVQLLPSAPQTFPATQQPGPTRVPLFPVPPPPGPVEPGPVCAPPGSALGFPEPMRPDLTVLYPGAYPVPGTPAGAPGLQQDEPRHQDPGLLPRESPVRNSLSEATEEDFGGNVANLDYQSQDSEPNVGWELNDSGRIPAPEVKRPVKAAREEVKEPKKSVESWFSRWLPGKRRTEAHLPDDKNKSIVWDEKKNQWVNLNEPEEEKKAPPPPPTAFPKAPQDAPPGPGSAPRATVNMFSRKAGGTRNRYVDILNPSGTTRGEPVLAPAEFFAPLAPLPIPGHLLVPSTDVKEPQPVGAGDPGGQAPVGGQERPESALETKLSRCSSVSSLSREVSQHFDQTSRPRGPVIRCPDPLISWPQAPSGEGGSICHPTSWTASLLHPVTSPLQGALRGEPCPSTTPPSLHKSLLPLEVQGWGGWARGSTQP from the exons ATGCAGCCACCACCTCAGGCAGCCCCATCAGGACTGATTGGGCCACCTCCGGTGGGAAATTCTCGAAGCGTGTTTTGGTCGAACAGCTCGTATAGAAGACGAGTGTCCAGCAATGTGCCGACTGCTCCTCTGACATGCCCATTGCAGCCGGTGACGGACCCTTTTGCTTTTAGTAGGCAGTTGGCCCAGGACACATCCCTGGACACTTTGTCCAGAAGCAGCCTGCCTGTCATGCCAGGCCCAACTCCCCCGGCGTTTTCTCAGCACCCTGCTCTGCCAACACCTCACCCAAGTGCCGGAGACCCTCCACAAGGACCATGCGAGCCTGTGCCGGGCCCTTTCCTGCAGCCTGGAGTGGAAACCAGCCTGTTCTCCAGCGCGTTGGCCCCTCTAGCACCGCCTGGGCCCGAGGCAAACAAGAGTGCAGAGATGGGGCCCAGCTCAGCACCTGACGTTCCGACCCCACCGAATCCTCCTCAGTACATTCCAGGAGTGGGTCCTGACAGTCTTCGTGGGGCAGCACCAGGGCCCACCAGACCCCTCAGCAGGCAGAGCCCTCATGACAGTGCAGGGCCGCCAGCAACGGCGTCCTCCTTCTTTCCTCAGCTGCCTCTGCAAACGCCGGATCCCTGGACGCCAGTCCAGGGGAGTCCACGGCCCTCAGGCCAGCACTATTCGCCCTCCCCACAGGGACCGGGCCACGGTGCAGCGCCTCGGGCTTCCGGCCTTCCTCATTGTCCCCCGCAGCCCAGCATGCACCAGAGTCCTGGCCGTGAGCAGCAACACAACCCTCTCGCTCCTGTATCAGGACCCTTGGCTGGGGATGAGAGGAATGAGACGGCCTATCTGCAAAGTGGAAACCACTCCACGAGTCACTTTGATCCTGAGAACACGTTCAGGCAGAACCCCAGAGCAGGTCTGGCTTGGGTGAGCCAGGAGTTTAGGCAGAATCAGGGAGGTGGTAGAGAGCTTGGGCCAGACCCTGCTCTTGCTAGCCTCCTTGCTCAGGGAAATGGTTCCGACCACCACCCGCACTGCCCCCCGGGGGTGGCAGCTGGCCGGACCCTGCCGGATCCTGGCTCAGCAGCACTCTCCATGTTCTTCCAAGGTGGGGAGACGGAGAACGAGGAGAACGTTTCAGCGGAGAAAGCAGGCTGTGAGgggccatctgcttttgatggCTTCTGCACTAACCCCGGCCTTGGCCATCCCCCTCCTACACACGCAGGCACAGGCGGTCcttaccaggccttcctccagGGCCCTCGCAGCGAGACCACACAGCCAGGAGGGGACTCCCAGCCCTATTTTTCTCAATCTGCAGGCAGCCAGCATGAACAGCCAGCTGGTGGAAACGCGGCTGTCAACATGTGGGGTGAAACAGCTGGCAGAGGGCAGCACAGCGCCCCTGGCCCACAGTGTGAGAGCGTAGAGAACCAAGAAGTTCTGCCCAGTGAGCCCCTGGGATTGAACCCTTCCTCCCTGAGTGACCCGTTCTGCTATGGAGCCTTTCCCGGGCCGTCTACACTCAAGAATGGTGTCGTGAGCCATGCAGGAGGTGGGGGGCCGAATCTAGAGGCCCCAGATGCGCCTGCACGACCTGACAGCGTGTCATCTGGCTATGGCGGCAAAGATCACCGGGCCCTCCCGAGTTCAGCTAGACCCCAGGAGTTAGTGGGCACCTTTATTCAGCAAGAAGTTGGAAAGCTTGATGAAGATGCTTCAGGCAGTTTCTTTAAACAAATTGATTCTTCTCCTGTGGGAGGTGAGACAGAGGAGACCCCCGTGAGCCAGAATTACCACCACAGTCTCTCTCAGCCCTCCACTCCAAGCCCCCCGAAGCCCACAGGGATATTTCAGACAAGTGCAAACAGTTCTTTCGAGCCAGTGAAATCCCACTTCGTTGGGGTGAAGCCATTTGAGGCAGACCACGCCAATGTGGTGGGTGAAGTGAGGGGCAGCCGTGTCCGCCAGAAGAAGCGGAGACCAGCAACAGCCCTGCCTGATGCCTCCCCTGGCAACCTGGAGCAACCGCCTGACAACAGGGAGACCCTCTTCACACCCCCAGCCTGTCTACTGCCCCTCGGCACCGCTGTGGAACCCGGCCACATGCTTCCACATGCTGGTGGACTGCTGTCAGAAACCGGGCTCCCGACTCCTGAGAGAAGGCCCTCGACCAGGGCTCAGGGGGCAGTGAAGTGCGAGAGCCCAGCTACCACCTTGTGGGCACAAAACGAGCTTCCAGATTTTGGGGGCAATGTCCTTCTGGCCCCAGCTGCCCCTGCACTCTGTGTCCCTACAAAGCCTCAGGCCTCAGAGGTGATCCAGCCTCCTGATGAGGGTACCTGTGGGCAGCAGCCACACAAGCCGCTCTCCGTGTCCCCGCTTCAGAACCGCGATGGCATTGGTGCTTCTGAAAACCTCGAGAACCCTCCCAAGATGGGCGAGGAGGAGGCCTTCCAACCTCAGGCAAGTTCCAGTTACACCAGTCTGCTCTCCTCACCGCCCACTGAGTCTCTGCACGGCCAGCCGGTCTTGGTCCCCCAGCCTGATCAGACCTATAACTTGGCTCAGCCTATTAATTTTTCTGTGTCCTCGTCAAATCATAATGAGAAGAATCCACCCCAGAGAGACCCTTTGTTGGGGGATAGGCCTACAATGGGCAGCTGGGCTCTTCCTGGTGAATCCGGAGAAAGCACTTCCTTGTTTGGGATTACACCCAGTGCACTGGTCAGTCCACCTCTGCCCAGCAGTCTCGCCCAAGGTAGTTTTCCACAAGGTTCTGGTCCTGAAATGCTTGCGAATCAGCCTGCCACTTTGCTGGCCCAGCCATCGTCTCATCCAGCTCCAGTGAGCGTGGCTTCAGAAAGGCAGAAGAACCATGCTGCAGAGACGGTGCCTCCTGCATTTGCTAACAGCCCTGGTGGGAGTGTGGGGGTGCTGCTGGTGCCGCCCGTGAGCAGCAGTCTGGCACCTGACCACTCTGACAGCCGGGATGAAACTTCCGGAGCCCTAAACTTTACATTAAACAGGACTTTGGGAAATCCTCTAGGAATGTGTGGTCCATCCCATTCTGACCACCCAGGTGCTGCTCAGCAGACCCTCGCTGGTCAGCCTAGACAACCTGGGCTTGGAGCGCATAACCCAGACCATTTCTACCAACATGTGACGAAAACAGCCCAGGGCCAAAGTGGCCCGGAGAGAGCCCAGCCAGAGTCAGGGCCTCCAGAGCAACTAACTCTTGCTTCTCAAGTGCCCAGAGCAGCATTGCCAGAACCTTCCAGCCCAGGAAGCCCACCTGTACCAGGCCAGGCCTACAACTCCACCCAGCCACCAGCAAGTCCGGCTCTTGCTGACACTCGTCAGCAGGTGCTGCCTTGGCCTACTCGGTCTTCCAGCGCGTCCATTACCTCAGCCGGCTCGAGCCAGGCAGCCGGGCGGTCAGAGCCGCAATGGCCACCCCCACCGCCCCCGGACTTGCCATCCTGCTATTATTATGGGTCCTTCTATGACGTGTACCCGCCTCAGTATCCCTTGCCGTACCCTCCGGAGCCTGGGACAGCACCTCTCTATTACCAG GACATGTATGGCCTGTACCGGCCCTACGATGGCGCCATGTCTGCCTATGCTGAGAACTACCGCTGCCCTGAACCTGAGCGGCCCAGCTCACGGGCAAGTCACTGCTCCGACCGGCCGGCACCCAG GCAGGGGTACCCTGAAGGATATTACACCTCCAAAGGCGGATGGAGCAGTCAGAGCGACTACTATGCAAATTACTACTCCAGCCAGTATGACTACGGAG ACCCAGGCCGCTGGGATCGCTATCACTACGGTTCTCGATTCAGGGGTGCCCGCGCCTATGACCAGAGGTACTGGTACGATGCTGAGTACAACCCGTACCGGAAAGAGCCGTATGCGTATGGGGACAG ACCTGAGAGGTACGATGACCCCTGGCGGTATGACCCCCGCTTCACGTCGAGCTTCGAGGAGGATGCAGAGCTGCACCGAGAGCCGTATGGGGAGGAGGGGGACAGGCGCAGTGTCCACAGCGAGCACTCGGCGCAGAGTCTGCACAGCGCCCCCAGCCTGCACAGCCGCCGCAGCAGCGTGAGCTCCCATTCGCAGCAG AGTCAGATTTACAGAAATCACAACGTGACTGCTGGATCCTATGACCCCACGGCTCTGCCGGGCTCCTTTCGCGGTGATTATGGCTACGGCACTTACGGCAGCGATTTCAATGGTGTGCAGGCCTTCCCTGAGTATGGCTACCCCGCAGGAGCCAGCTGGTCCACCACTGGGGCAG CTCCGTCGAGACCAAGCTCTCCTGAGAAGTTTTCAGTGCCTCACGTCTGTGCCAGGTTTGGTCCTGGTGGGCAACTCATCAAGGTGATTCCAAACCTGCCTTCGGAGGGACAGCCAGCGTTGGTCGAAGTGCACAGCATGGAG ACACTGCTGCAGCACACCCCGGAGCAGGAGGAGCTGCGCTCGTTCCCTGGGCCGCTCGGCAA AGACGACACCCACAAAGTGGACGTTATTAATTTTGCACAGCAGAAAGCTACGAAGTGTTTCCAGGATGAAAATATAATCGACAAAGAGTCTGCCAGCCTTCTCTGGAATTTTATTGTTCTGTTGTGCAGGCAGAATGGG ACCGTGGTGGGGACTGACATCGCGGAACTCTTGTTACGCGACCACAGAACTGCGTGGCTTCCTGGGAAGTCGCCCAGCGAGGCAAACCTGATTGATTTTACAAACGAAGCCGTGGAACAAGTGGAGGAGGAAGAATCTGGGGAAGCCCAGCTCTCCTTTCTCACGGACAGCCAGGCAGCCAGCACCAGCAGTCTCGAGAAAGAAACCGAGCGCttcagagagctgctgctctACGGCCGCAAGAAG GATGCGCTGGAGTCTGCGATGAAGAACGGCCTGTGGGgtcacgctctgctcctggccagCAAGATGGACAGCCGGACACATGCCAGAGTCATGACCAG GTTTGCCAACAGCCTGCCCATTAACGATCCATTGCAGACAGTCTACCAGCTCATGTCTGGGCGGATGCCGGCGGCTTCCACA TGTTGTGGGGATGAGAAGTGGGGAGACTGGAGGCCGCATCTCGCAATGGTTTTGTCTAACTTGAACAACAACATGGAGGTGGAGTCCAGGACCATGGCCACGATGGGTGATACGCTGG CCTCCAAAGGCCTCTTAGACGCTGCACACTTCTGCTACCTTATGGCCCAGGCTGATTTTGGCGTCTACACGAAGAAAACTTCAAAACTGGTCTTGATGGGCTCGAACCACAG TTTGCCGTTTTTGAAGTTTGCGACCAATGAAGCCATTCAGAGAACAGAAGCCTATGAGTATGCTCAGTCCCTGGGGGCCCACACCTGCTCCCTGCCTCATTTTCAG GTGTATAAGTTCATCTACGCCTGCCGGCTGGCTGACATGGGGCTGGCTACACAAGCCTTCCACTACTGTGAGGCCATCGCCAAGAGCATCCTGGTGCGGCCCCACGCGCACTCCACTGTGCTTATCAGCCAGCTCATCCAG GTAGCTTCCCGGTTGCGACTCTTTGATCCTCAGCTAAAGGAGAAGCCAGAAGAGGAATCGTTTGTGGAGCCCGCCTGGCTGGTTCAGCTGCAGCATGTGGAGAGGCAGATACAG GAGGGCGCTGGGGTCTGGCGGCAGGATGGAGCCTTTCCCCCACAGCGCCCCAGCACGCCGAGCTCCGAGGTGGAGCAGTATGATGGTCCAGGCCCCGGGCAGCCAGCAGCTCTCAGCGCTGAGAACCCGCTGCTGGTGCTGCCCCTGCCGAATGCTGAGCTCTCCAGCTCCAGCGTGCAGCTGCTGCCGTCAG CTCCGCAGACCTTCCCCGCCACGCAGCAGCCCGGCCCCACCAGGGTGCCGCTATTCCCAGTGCCGCCACCCCCCGGCCCTGTTGAGCCAGGGCCTGTCTGTGCCCCTCCGGGGTCCGCGCTTGGCTTCCCAGAGCCCATGCGGCCTGATCTGACAGTGCTGTACCCAGGGGCGTATCCAGTGCCAGGTACACCAGCAGGCGCCCCTGGCCTCCAGCAGGACGAGCCCAGGCATCAGGACCCAG GGCTCCTGCCACGGGAGTCACCCGTGAGAAACTCACTCTCGGAGGCGACAGAAGAGGATTTTGGTGGAAACGTTGCTAATCTG GACTATCAGTCACAGGACTCAGAGCCCAACGTGGGGTGGGAGCTCAATGACTCGGGCAGGATACCCGCTCCTGAGGTGAAGAGGCCtgtgaaagcagccagagaagaGGTCAAAGAACCTAAGAAG AGTGTTGAGTCCTGGTTCTCTCGTTGGCTGCCTGGgaagaggaggacagaagctcaTCTGCCAGATGACAAGAACAAGTCG ATTGTTTGggatgaaaagaaaaatcagtggGTGAATTTAAACGAACCAGAAGAGGAG AAGAAGGCTCCGCCCCCACCTCCAACAGCATTTCCCAAGGCCCCTCAAGATGCCCCTCCTGGTCCTGGCAGCGCCCCCAGAGCCACTGTGAACATGTTCTCTAGAAAAGCAG GCGGAACCAGAAATCGCTACGTTGATATATTGAACCCGAGTGGGACCACGCGGGGTGAACCTGTTCTCGCTCCCGCGGAGTTCTTTGCTCCACTTGCCCCACTCCCGATTCCTGGGCACTTGTTAGTCCCCAGCACAG ATGTCAAGGAGCCACAGCCCGTGGGAGCGGGGGACCCAGGAGGGCAGGCTCCAGTCGGGGGGCAGGAGAGGCCAGAGTCTGCCTTGGAGACCAAG CTGTCGCGCTGTAGCTCAGTGAGCTCGCTGTCGCGTGAAGTGAGCCAGCACTTTGATCAG ACCTCGCGTCCCAGAGGGCCTGTCATCAGATGTCCAGATCCACTGATAAGCTGGCCCCAGGCGCCCAGTGGGGAGGGAGGCTCCATCTGCCACCCGACCAGCTGGACAGCCTCCCTCCT GCACCCAGTGACCAGCCCCCTGCAGGGGGCCCTCCGGGGGGAGCCGTGCCCTTCTACAACCCCGCCCAGTTTGCACAA